Proteins encoded in a region of the Thunnus maccoyii chromosome 4, fThuMac1.1, whole genome shotgun sequence genome:
- the prok1 gene encoding prokineticin-1 — MTVWNAGDPVQGSRGTDNSCCPVLRVLRESSSPVAVMGFRVVLLSFLLVSLSWSRGAVITGACERDVQCGLGLCCAVSLWLRGLRMCVPRGAEGDECHPFSHKMPYPGKRQHHTCPCLPHLVCTRYADSKYRCTDDFKYMDF; from the exons ATGACCGTCTGGAACGCCGGGGATCCAGTGCAAGGTAGCAGAGGGACCGATAACAGCTGCTGTCCAGTGTTGAGGGTGTTGAGAGAGTCCAGTTCTCCTGTTGCTGTCATGGGCTTCAGGGTGGTGCTGCTGTCCTTTCTCCTGGTGTCTCTGAGCTGGTCCAGAGGAGCCGTCATCACAGGG GCCTGTGAGAGAGATGTGCAGTGTGGTTTGGGTCTGTGCTGTGCCGTCAGTCTATGGCTGAGGGGTCTGAGGATGTGTGTCCCAAGAGGTGCGGAAGGGGATGAATGCCACCCCTTTAGCCACAAG ATGCCCTACCCAGGGAAAAGACAACATCACACCTGCCCATGTCTGCCCCACTTGGTGTGCACCAGGTATGCTGATAGCAAGTACAGATGTACTGATGACTTCAAATACATGGACTTTTAA
- the LOC121895849 gene encoding pepsin A-like, translating to MMKWLVVLSALVAFSECFHKLPLIKGKTAREELQERGLWEDYRKQYPYHPMAKFYQDGTEPMTNDADLSYYGVVSIGTPPQSFKVIFDTGSSNLWVPSVYCSSQACQNHKKFNPQQSSTFKWGDQPLSIQYGTGSMTGRLASDIVEVGGISVNNQVFGISQSEAPFMAYMKADGILGLAFQSIASDNVVPVFDNMVSQGLVSQPLFSVYLSSNSQQGSEVVFGGIDSSHYTGQITWIPLTSATYWQIQMDSVTINGQTVACSGGCQAIIDTGTSLIVGPSRDIYNMNAWVGASTTQNGDATVNCQNIQSMPEVTFTLNGHAFTIPASAYVSQSYYGCRTGFGGEGNQQLWILGDVFIRQYYSIFDTQGQRIGLAQAV from the exons ATGATGAAGTGGCTTGTCGTTCTCTCAGCCCTCGTGGCTTTCTCCGAGTGCTTCCATAA GCTGCCCCTGATCAAGGGCAAGACTGCCAGGGAGGAACTGCAGGAGAGAGGATTGTGGGAGGACTACAGGAAGCAGTATCCTTACCACCCAATGGCCAAGTTTTACCAGGATGGTACTGAGCCAATGACCAATGATGCTGAC CTGTCCTACTATGGTGTGGTCTCCATCGGCACCCCTCCTCAGTCCTTCAAGGTCATCTTTGACACTGGCTCCTCTAACCTGTGGGTCCCCTCAGTCTACTGCTCCAGCCAGGCCTGCC AGAACCACAAGAAATTCAACCCTCAGCAGTCCTCCACCTTCAAGTGGGGCGACCAGCCTCTGTCCATCCAGTACGGTACTGGCAGTATGACCGGTCGTCTGGCCAGTGACATTGTTGAG GTGGGTGGCATCTCTGTGAACAACCAGGTGTTCGGAATTAGCCAGTCAGAGGCTCCCTTCATGGCTTACATGAAGGCTGATGGTATCCTGGGACTGGCCTTCCAGTCCATTGCCTCCGACAACGTTGTGCCTGTCTTTGACAACATGGTCAGCCAGGGACTGGTTTCCCAGCCTCTGTTCTCCGTCTACCTGAGCAG cAACAGTCAGCAGGGCAGTGAGGTGGTCTTCGGCGGTATTGACAGCAGCCACTACACTGGACAAATCACCTGGATCCCTCTGACCTCTGCTACCTACTGGCAGATCCAAATGGACAG TGTTACCATCAATGGACAGACTGTGGCTTGCTCTGGTGGCTGCCAGGCCATCATTGACACTGGCACCTCCCTGATCGTTGGCCCATCCAGAGACATCTACAACATGAATGCCTGGGTTGGAGCTTCAACCACCCAGAATGGAGAT GCTACAGTGAACTGCCAGAACATCCAGAGCATGCCCGAGGTCACCTTCACTCTGAACGGACACGCCTTCACCATCCCTGCATCTGCCTACGTCTCTCAG AGCTACTATGGTTGCAGAACTGGCTTTGGCGGAGAGGGCAATCAGCAGCTCTGGATCCTGGGAGATGTCTTCATCAGGCAGTACTACTCCATCTTCGATACCCAGGGCCAGAGAATTGGTCTGGCTCAGGCTGTGTAA
- the LOC121895705 gene encoding uncharacterized protein LOC121895705: MKFSLVFLLLLDIPHLKGQQRIEEFEHILLRLAFPSVYNSYSKSCCKLYPGGCYELLDSTGYTCDLLRGRVTKTERDGWIEFKISNVQIVDGGYYRCIVLGAQNHIYKDYYVEVFEASGHHREASSHHSESQLPLTTTIKAPITSITVPDSTGPSLAQDHSDSPRYSLVL, from the exons ATGAAGTTTTCccttgtctttcttcttttattag ATATCCCTCATTTAAAAGGGCAGCAGAGGATTGAGGAGTTTGAGCACATTTTGCTGAGACTCGCCTTTCCTTCAGTTTACAATAGTTACAGCAAGTCCTGCTGTAAACTCTATCCAGGAGGATGTTACGAGCTGCTGGACAGTACAGGGTACACCTGTGATTTACTGAGAGGAAGAGTGACGAAAACTGAGAGAGACGGCTGGATTGAattcaaaatatcaaatgtGCAGATTGTGGATGGAGGCTACTACAGATGTATTGTGCTGGGAGCTCAAAACCACATCTACAAAGACTACTATGTTGAGGTGTTTG AAGCTTCAGGTCACCACAGAGAAGCTTCAAGTCACCACAGTGAGTCTCAGCTTCCACTGACAACAACAATCAAAGCCCCCATCACATCCATAACAGTCCCAGACTCCACTGGACCTTCTCTGGCACAGGACCACAGTGACAGTCCCAGGTATTCATTGGTTCTGTAG